From the genome of Suricata suricatta isolate VVHF042 chromosome 3, meerkat_22Aug2017_6uvM2_HiC, whole genome shotgun sequence, one region includes:
- the CFAP126 gene encoding protein Flattop, which translates to MAANYSANQYEKAFSAKYLQNWSPARPTKERISSHEGYTQFIANDRGHLLPSVPRSKASPWGSFMGTWQMPLKVPPARVTLTSRTVASAASLTKWIQENPDLLKASNGLRPEIFGKPHDPDSQRKLGKPTRKTVQQAPSPTMIPSSPEANLRSPDQPQSPHPSAGHTPGPQSPPSSPKSPPGSPWMPEPCACPNRAEVQEHKPGSPQAPRDHPEDTCLEME; encoded by the exons TATGAGAAAGCTTTCTCAGCCAAGTATCTGCAGAACTGGTCGCCCGCCAGACCAACAAAAGAG AGAATTTCTTCCCACGAAGGCTACACTCAGTTTATCGCCAATGACCGTGGCCATCTGCTGCCCTCAGTGCCCCGTTCCAAG GCAAGTCCTTGGGGATCCTTCATGGGCACCTGGCAAATGCCTCTGAAGGTGCCCCCCGCTCGGGTGACCCTGACCTCCCGTACGGTGGCCAGTGCTGCCTCCCTCACCAAATGGATACAGGAAAATCCGGATTTGCTCAAAGCCTCCAATGGGCTGCGGCCTGAAATCTTTGGCAAG CCTCACGATCCGGACAGTCAGAGGAAACTGGGGAAGCCGACCAGAAAGACCGTACAACAGGCACCAAGTCCCACCATGATCCCAAGCTCCCCAGAGGCAAACCTCCGTTCCCCGGACCAGCCCCAAAGCCCACACCCCTCTGCAGGTCACACTCCAGGCCCCCAAAGCCCACCCAGCTCTCCTAAGAGCCCACCTGGAAGCCCATGGATGCCGGAACCCTGCGCATGTCCTAACCGAGCTGAGGTCCAGGAGCACAAACCTGGAAGTCCACAGGCACCAAGGGACCACCCTGAGGACACCTGTCTAGAGATGGAGTGA